A window from Candidatus Zixiibacteriota bacterium encodes these proteins:
- the leuS gene encoding leucine--tRNA ligase codes for MSTRKDIDTNDQPEADTSPHPRVSDPSAKWQRRWEDIGLFRAPEYPRPGKKYFVMPMFAYPSGDIHMGHFRNYTLTDAIARRKLMEGYDVLHPFGWDAFGLPAEAAAIKRGMHPEQWTLGNIAQSKATLARAGISFDWSREVNSCLPDYYKWTQWMFIQLFRHGLAYRKSADVNWCESCGTVLANEQAAGGVCWRCHNPVTRKSLTQWFFKITAYADRLLDDIDALHGWPENLKTLQRNWIGRSLGAEIEFRLPDGSKLPVFTTRPDTICGVTFMAIAPDAPLLRTLPIPSSHRAAVDAFAHQAAGRLMVDRMMEQEKSGVDTGIMIANPVNGERIPLWVADYVLAGYGTGCLMAVPAHDQRDFEFARKYGLPVRRVIQVGASASSGDEMTAAEPEYGMMVNSGPFDGLVGQAGVDAVIAHLERNGTGRAQTQFHLTDWLVSRQRYWGAPIPMIHCDHCGILPVPDDHLPVLLPRGEVDYQPRGRSPLADVPEFMNVECPQCHGQAQRDPDTMDTFVCSSWYFLRYLDPRNDRAPVAKDKAAAWLPIDCYIGGITHATGHLIYFRFFTKFLKDIGWLTVEEPATFMFNHGMVLDAAGQVMSKSKGNVVSPLDLFARHGVDPARLTMFFASPSDREVLWSEAGMVGIERFLLKVDRLVRDTASVAKAAFDPDQRFDVPALSATERVVYRKLHETIRKYDRDFAAMQMNTCTAAVMELVGEIGSGGQLSASLRAVCAATVVRLLAPLIPHLAEEWWETLGKGTSIFRSGWPLVDEVALPSETMTIAVQINGKLRGQLTIPADADEAAVVASAERDDKLQSHLQGTRIKQVYVPGRLINFVIRPSR; via the coding sequence ATGTCAACGCGCAAAGACATAGACACGAACGACCAGCCCGAGGCCGATACCTCGCCCCACCCCCGCGTCTCCGACCCGTCGGCCAAATGGCAACGTCGCTGGGAGGACATCGGGCTCTTTCGCGCGCCGGAGTATCCCCGGCCGGGGAAGAAGTACTTCGTCATGCCGATGTTCGCCTATCCGTCGGGCGACATCCACATGGGGCACTTTCGCAACTACACGCTCACCGATGCCATCGCGCGCCGAAAGTTGATGGAAGGGTACGACGTCCTGCACCCATTCGGATGGGATGCCTTTGGTCTGCCCGCCGAGGCGGCGGCGATCAAGCGCGGGATGCACCCGGAGCAGTGGACACTGGGCAACATCGCCCAGTCCAAGGCGACGCTCGCCAGGGCCGGAATCTCGTTCGACTGGTCGCGGGAGGTCAACTCCTGCCTGCCGGACTATTATAAGTGGACACAGTGGATGTTCATCCAGTTGTTCCGGCACGGCCTGGCGTATCGCAAGTCGGCCGATGTCAACTGGTGCGAGTCGTGCGGCACCGTGTTGGCCAACGAACAGGCCGCCGGGGGCGTCTGCTGGCGTTGCCACAACCCGGTCACCAGAAAGTCGCTGACGCAATGGTTTTTCAAGATCACCGCGTACGCCGATCGTCTTCTGGATGACATCGACGCGCTGCACGGCTGGCCCGAGAACCTCAAGACCCTTCAGCGGAACTGGATCGGGCGTTCGCTGGGCGCCGAAATCGAGTTTCGCCTTCCCGACGGGAGCAAGCTTCCGGTTTTCACGACCCGACCAGATACCATCTGTGGTGTCACCTTCATGGCTATCGCCCCCGATGCGCCGCTGTTGCGCACGTTGCCGATTCCTTCATCCCATCGCGCGGCCGTCGACGCCTTCGCGCACCAGGCGGCCGGTCGGCTGATGGTCGACCGGATGATGGAGCAGGAGAAGAGCGGCGTCGACACCGGCATCATGATCGCGAACCCGGTGAACGGCGAGCGCATTCCCCTCTGGGTGGCCGACTATGTCCTCGCCGGATACGGGACCGGATGTTTGATGGCGGTCCCGGCGCACGATCAGCGCGACTTTGAATTCGCGCGCAAGTATGGACTCCCGGTGCGTCGGGTCATCCAAGTCGGAGCGAGTGCGTCATCGGGCGACGAGATGACCGCCGCCGAACCGGAGTACGGCATGATGGTCAATTCCGGGCCGTTCGATGGTCTCGTCGGCCAAGCCGGTGTCGACGCCGTCATCGCCCACTTGGAGCGCAACGGCACCGGGCGAGCGCAGACCCAGTTTCACCTCACCGACTGGTTGGTGTCGCGGCAGCGCTATTGGGGGGCGCCGATCCCGATGATCCACTGTGACCACTGCGGCATCTTGCCCGTTCCGGATGACCATCTGCCGGTGCTGTTGCCGCGCGGTGAGGTCGACTATCAGCCCCGGGGCCGGTCCCCGTTGGCGGACGTCCCGGAGTTCATGAACGTCGAGTGTCCGCAATGCCACGGTCAGGCGCAACGCGATCCGGACACGATGGACACATTCGTCTGCTCATCATGGTATTTCCTCCGTTATCTGGATCCACGGAACGATCGCGCGCCGGTGGCGAAGGACAAGGCCGCTGCCTGGTTGCCGATCGACTGCTACATCGGCGGGATCACCCACGCCACGGGGCATCTGATCTACTTCCGCTTCTTCACGAAGTTTCTCAAAGACATCGGCTGGCTGACCGTGGAGGAACCGGCGACCTTCATGTTCAACCACGGCATGGTGCTCGATGCCGCCGGACAGGTGATGTCGAAGTCGAAGGGAAACGTCGTCTCGCCGCTCGACCTCTTTGCCCGTCACGGTGTCGATCCGGCGCGTCTGACGATGTTTTTCGCTTCCCCCTCCGACCGCGAAGTGCTCTGGAGCGAGGCCGGGATGGTCGGCATCGAACGCTTTCTCCTGAAGGTGGACCGGCTCGTGCGCGACACCGCCTCCGTGGCCAAAGCCGCATTCGATCCCGACCAGCGCTTCGATGTGCCCGCGCTGTCGGCGACCGAGCGCGTCGTCTACCGCAAGCTGCACGAGACAATCCGCAAGTACGACCGCGACTTCGCCGCCATGCAGATGAACACCTGCACCGCCGCCGTGATGGAACTGGTCGGTGAGATCGGCTCCGGCGGGCAGCTATCGGCGTCCCTGCGTGCGGTCTGCGCCGCCACCGTCGTCCGTTTGTTGGCACCACTGATACCGCACCTGGCCGAGGAATGGTGGGAAACCCTTGGGAAGGGGACCAGCATCTTCCGCAGCGGTTGGCCGCTGGTCGATGAGGTCGCCCTGCCATCAGAGACCATGACCATCGCCGTGCAAATCAACGGCAAGCTCCGGGGTCAACTGACTATTCCCGCCGATGCCGATGAAGCGGCTGTGGTCGCCTCTGCCGAGCGTGACGACAAGCTCCAGAGCCATCTACAGGGGACCCGCATCAAACAGGTCTATGTCCCCGGACGCCTGATCAACTTCGTCATTCGCCCTTCTCGTTGA
- a CDS encoding prepilin-type N-terminal cleavage/methylation domain-containing protein yields the protein MFSRLHRTNKGFTLIELMIVVVIIGILAALAIPRFMAATSKSKTSEAKQILKQIYVMERAYRQEYDTYWGNGITADATNGNNFSRIGVQVGASARYSYAMVAAATTFTCTATANIDDDATIDTWTIDQNGTLLNTVDDATT from the coding sequence ATGTTCTCGAGACTTCACCGTACCAACAAAGGCTTCACCCTGATCGAACTCATGATCGTGGTGGTCATCATCGGGATTCTGGCCGCTCTGGCAATTCCCCGGTTCATGGCGGCCACATCCAAGTCGAAGACCTCAGAGGCGAAGCAGATCCTGAAGCAGATTTACGTCATGGAGCGTGCCTACCGGCAGGAGTATGACACGTATTGGGGCAACGGCATCACCGCCGATGCCACCAACGGCAACAACTTCTCCCGTATCGGCGTTCAGGTCGGTGCCAGCGCCCGCTATTCGTATGCGATGGTCGCGGCGGCCACCACCTTCACCTGCACGGCGACGGCCAACATCGACGACGATGCCACGATCGACACCTGGACGATCGATCAAAACGGCACCTTGCTCAACACGGTCGACGACGCGACAACCTGA
- a CDS encoding prepilin-type N-terminal cleavage/methylation domain-containing protein codes for MDIPGCGRSARSRRSTSGFTLIELMIVLVIIGILAALAIPRFMTAAVRTKQAEAKAILKQIYVQQRAYRQYYENYFIPAGVADAANPNTFMKITVQITLPARYTYTITSSDGGFSDFLATASVAAPGLDDDPAPDIWTIDDGGVLTPVSDDSQL; via the coding sequence ATGGACATTCCAGGGTGCGGGCGCAGTGCCCGCAGCAGGCGCAGCACGTCCGGATTCACGTTGATCGAGTTGATGATCGTCCTGGTGATCATCGGGATTCTGGCCGCCCTGGCGATTCCGCGATTCATGACCGCCGCCGTCCGCACCAAACAGGCTGAAGCCAAGGCAATCCTCAAACAGATCTACGTTCAACAGCGCGCGTACCGGCAGTACTATGAGAATTACTTCATCCCCGCCGGCGTGGCCGATGCCGCGAATCCAAACACATTCATGAAGATCACGGTCCAGATTACTCTGCCCGCCCGGTACACGTATACGATCACGTCCAGCGACGGCGGCTTCTCCGACTTCCTGGCCACCGCTTCCGTCGCTGCACCCGGTCTCGACGATGATCCCGCGCCCGACATCTGGACGATCGATGATGGGGGCGTCCTGACCCCGGTGTCGGACGATTCCCAACTCTGA
- a CDS encoding response regulator → MPLRTAQKTIAAIADIVSVTTSGRTTLATKTVLVVENHDEVRDLIARMVTLQGWQPVKAASVAEGLECLRRGHIDAIIADWQLNDGDSAALLQEARGGPPHAAIPAVVVSSYASPQMRREAQSAGALDLLEKPFRFQHLVQILESVAAGSPGPVTV, encoded by the coding sequence GTGCCACTGCGGACTGCCCAGAAGACCATCGCGGCAATTGCCGATATAGTAAGTGTGACGACCTCAGGCAGAACGACCCTCGCCACGAAGACCGTGCTCGTGGTGGAAAACCACGACGAGGTCCGGGATTTGATTGCCCGGATGGTCACGTTGCAAGGGTGGCAGCCGGTGAAGGCGGCTTCTGTCGCCGAAGGTTTGGAGTGCCTGCGGCGCGGGCACATCGATGCCATCATTGCCGATTGGCAGCTCAACGACGGTGACAGCGCCGCCCTCCTTCAGGAAGCGCGGGGCGGGCCCCCGCATGCGGCGATCCCGGCGGTCGTTGTGTCCAGTTACGCCTCACCTCAGATGCGCCGGGAGGCGCAGTCCGCCGGGGCTCTCGACCTGCTGGAAAAACCGTTCCGCTTTCAGCATCTGGTCCAGATCCTGGAATCGGTCGCTGCCGGATCGCCCGGTCCGGTGACGGTCTGA